A window of the Acidobacteriota bacterium genome harbors these coding sequences:
- a CDS encoding zf-HC2 domain-containing protein produces MNEQNQLERYLLGGLSEAERDTLENRLLADGELVEAMAIAEEELLDAYAADELTAERRQAVEAHLLTTPEQRQRLAFASALQAVANAESGGRVIGGAQRFRRWAAPLLAAAAALMLVVGGVLWQDNRQLGERIAGLEAERQELIATQQSLEAQRRADSERSGDHETARKQLEEDLSNANQRLEELTSELELAKRRSPRPPRRASFVLAAALRSATGPRDLAVPAATEVVDLTLEIGSEESYSAYVALLYGPDGRELWSRADLSGKSGEAGTAVTLEVPASAFGNGLHEVLLHGRQGAAEPELLGSYEFSVSGP; encoded by the coding sequence ATGAACGAACAGAACCAACTAGAACGCTACCTATTGGGCGGTCTCTCGGAAGCCGAGAGGGACACCCTCGAAAACCGCCTACTGGCCGATGGCGAGCTCGTCGAGGCGATGGCCATCGCCGAAGAAGAGCTGCTCGACGCCTACGCCGCCGACGAGCTCACGGCGGAGCGCCGGCAGGCCGTCGAGGCCCACTTGCTGACCACCCCGGAGCAGCGCCAGCGGCTGGCCTTCGCCAGCGCCTTGCAGGCGGTTGCCAACGCCGAGTCCGGCGGACGGGTGATCGGCGGGGCGCAGCGCTTCCGGCGCTGGGCGGCACCGCTGTTGGCCGCAGCGGCGGCTCTCATGCTGGTCGTCGGTGGCGTTCTGTGGCAGGACAATCGTCAGCTCGGTGAGCGCATCGCCGGCCTCGAAGCCGAACGCCAAGAGCTGATCGCGACGCAGCAGTCCCTCGAGGCCCAGCGGCGCGCCGACAGCGAGCGTTCCGGTGACCACGAGACGGCACGCAAGCAGCTCGAGGAGGATCTGAGCAACGCCAATCAGCGCCTCGAGGAGCTGACCTCGGAGCTCGAGCTCGCCAAGCGCCGCTCGCCGCGACCGCCACGCCGCGCCAGCTTCGTGCTGGCAGCAGCACTGCGCTCCGCCACCGGACCCCGCGACCTGGCCGTTCCGGCGGCCACCGAGGTCGTCGACCTGACTCTCGAAATCGGCTCCGAGGAGTCCTACTCCGCCTATGTCGCCCTGCTCTACGGCCCCGACGGGCGTGAGCTGTGGAGCCGAGCCGACCTCAGCGGCAAATCCGGCGAGGCAGGAACCGCGGTCACTCTCGAGGTGCCCGCCTCGGCCTTCGGGAACGGTCTCCACGAAGTCTTGCTCCACGGCCGCCAGGGCGCTGCAGAACCGGAGCTGCTGGGCTCCTACGAATTCTCCGTCAGCGGCCCCTGA
- a CDS encoding CHAT domain-containing tetratricopeptide repeat protein, giving the protein MKRTARILVWLATAMLLSSALLAEAIGTAVIEQPLAGGQEHRYALTSEADRYLHLRVEQIGIDLVVDLVDAAGEPLAHADSPHGNRGPEHLHALIPEAGPYEVVIKAPYEDEPAGRYRLELIEHRPPRPADHTRVLGERLQGEALASWASGGEARRRAIALFHEALPHWQTLEDVARQAETLTFIGNVHRSLGEAAEEAPFYRRALPLWRSLGNRQQEAQVLNSLGAANRRLGNSQEALESSGRAAELFRALGDQRNEAAALNSLAGIHIELGDLAQARRLFEDSLKLRRQVGDRRGEGRTLNNLGRVLQRQGEAQAAVAAFEQALELSRQTEDRLAEAGALNNLVAISSSLGRLRRSLDLYGQVLELARELDNRRAEAYALNNMGTLHKSLGESAEAIIYYRDALDLAQKLGDRRIEAKAVANIGWAYLADDQAEVALGYLERGLALAQELGEPRRRAFALINLSMAHSELGQSDQALQLARETVALTAEMDDRIVKAEAQRRLGEALRDGGQLAESLPAFHRALETWSALEFHSSRAGALFELSLAERRLGQLEDARRHLVAALETIDDLRTQVAVHDLRASFLAAKGDYAETYIDLLMELHQAEPRAGHQLTALEASERGRARTLLDALTEVHGRIRQGVEPALLEREAALRAALNERERQRVARLGEGADETVVANLLQQIQDLRSEHRAVEERIRSTSPRYAALTRPAPLGVGALQDLLDSNTTLLHYSLGEKRSFLWVLTDDSVESHRLPPRAKIEQAARRLYELLTAANVSRQGETAQQRQERLAAAEDDFETVAGSLSADLLGPAANRLTGGRVVIVAPGALQYIPFAALPAPGGNGRPMVADHILANLPSASVLAILRSEAARRQAPGGELAIVADPVFRREDRRVRQAKLAAAEALRSTPDDSLDFRRLYFSRQEARTIAAMVPPESRLEALDFAARRELAVDGALSDYRLVHFATHGVLNTDYPALSGLVLSLFDDQGEEREGFLRLHDIYNLELNADLVTLSACETALGRQIQGEGLIGLTRGFMYAGAPRVVASLWKVQDRATAKLMERFYAGMLQKNLPPAEALRAAQVSLWSSEKWSSPYYWAPFVFHGEWR; this is encoded by the coding sequence ATGAAGCGCACCGCTCGGATCCTCGTCTGGTTGGCGACCGCGATGCTTCTCTCCTCGGCGCTGCTTGCCGAGGCCATCGGTACGGCCGTCATCGAACAGCCACTCGCAGGTGGCCAAGAGCATCGCTACGCGCTGACCTCGGAAGCGGACCGCTACCTCCACCTGCGAGTGGAGCAGATCGGCATCGACCTGGTGGTCGATCTGGTCGACGCCGCCGGTGAGCCCCTCGCCCATGCCGACAGCCCCCACGGCAATCGCGGCCCCGAGCATCTCCATGCGCTGATCCCCGAGGCCGGCCCCTACGAGGTGGTGATCAAGGCTCCCTACGAGGACGAGCCTGCGGGGCGCTACCGCCTCGAGCTGATCGAGCACCGACCGCCCCGGCCTGCGGACCACACGCGAGTGCTGGGCGAACGCCTGCAGGGCGAAGCCCTCGCTTCCTGGGCGAGCGGCGGCGAAGCCCGGCGCCGTGCCATCGCGCTGTTTCACGAAGCACTCCCTCACTGGCAGACCCTAGAAGACGTCGCACGGCAGGCGGAAACCCTGACCTTCATCGGCAACGTTCACCGCTCCCTCGGCGAAGCGGCCGAAGAAGCTCCCTTCTACCGCCGCGCCCTGCCCCTCTGGCGCAGCCTCGGCAATCGTCAACAGGAAGCCCAGGTGCTCAACAGCCTGGGAGCCGCCAACCGCCGCCTCGGCAACAGCCAGGAAGCCCTCGAATCCTCGGGGCGCGCCGCCGAGCTGTTCCGCGCCCTCGGCGACCAGCGCAACGAAGCCGCCGCCCTCAACAGCTTGGCCGGCATCCACATCGAGCTCGGCGATCTCGCCCAGGCTCGGCGCCTGTTCGAAGACTCCTTGAAGCTGCGCCGCCAGGTCGGTGATCGACGCGGCGAAGGTCGCACCCTCAACAATCTCGGCCGGGTCCTGCAGCGCCAGGGCGAAGCCCAGGCCGCCGTCGCCGCTTTTGAACAGGCTCTCGAGCTCTCCCGCCAGACCGAGGATCGACTGGCCGAAGCCGGCGCCCTCAACAACCTGGTGGCGATCTCGAGCTCCCTCGGCCGCCTGCGCCGCTCCCTGGACCTCTACGGCCAGGTCTTGGAGCTCGCCCGCGAGCTCGACAACCGCCGTGCCGAAGCCTACGCCCTCAACAACATGGGCACCCTGCACAAGAGCCTCGGGGAGAGCGCCGAGGCGATCATCTACTACCGCGACGCCCTCGACCTCGCCCAGAAGCTCGGCGATCGCCGTATCGAAGCCAAGGCGGTCGCCAACATCGGCTGGGCCTACCTCGCCGACGACCAGGCCGAAGTCGCCCTCGGCTATCTCGAACGCGGCCTGGCCCTGGCGCAAGAGCTCGGCGAACCGCGCCGGCGGGCCTTCGCCCTGATCAACCTGAGCATGGCCCACTCGGAGCTCGGACAATCGGACCAGGCGCTGCAGCTCGCCCGGGAGACGGTGGCGCTGACCGCCGAGATGGATGACCGCATCGTCAAAGCCGAGGCCCAACGTCGACTCGGCGAGGCGCTGCGCGATGGCGGTCAGCTCGCCGAGTCGCTACCCGCCTTCCACCGTGCCCTCGAAACCTGGAGCGCGCTCGAGTTCCACAGCAGCCGCGCCGGAGCGCTCTTCGAGCTGTCCCTGGCGGAGCGCCGCCTCGGTCAGCTCGAGGATGCCCGCCGTCATCTGGTGGCGGCCCTCGAGACCATCGACGACCTGCGCACGCAGGTGGCGGTGCACGACCTGCGCGCCTCCTTCCTGGCGGCCAAGGGGGACTATGCCGAGACCTACATCGACCTGCTGATGGAGCTTCATCAGGCCGAACCGCGGGCCGGCCATCAGCTCACCGCCCTCGAAGCCAGCGAGCGTGGCCGAGCGCGCACCCTCCTCGATGCCCTCACCGAGGTCCATGGCCGCATCCGACAGGGCGTCGAGCCCGCGCTGCTCGAACGGGAGGCGGCGCTGCGCGCGGCCCTCAACGAACGCGAGCGACAGCGGGTGGCGCGCCTCGGTGAAGGCGCCGACGAGACCGTCGTCGCGAACCTCCTGCAACAGATTCAGGATCTGCGCAGTGAGCACCGGGCGGTCGAAGAACGGATCCGCAGCACCAGCCCTCGCTACGCCGCCTTGACTCGCCCGGCACCGCTCGGCGTCGGCGCCCTGCAGGACCTGCTCGATTCGAACACCACCCTGCTGCACTACAGCCTGGGTGAAAAGCGCAGCTTCCTCTGGGTGCTGACGGACGACAGCGTCGAAAGCCACCGGCTGCCACCGCGGGCCAAGATCGAGCAGGCGGCGCGCCGCCTCTACGAGCTGTTGACGGCCGCCAACGTCTCGCGCCAGGGCGAGACTGCCCAGCAACGGCAGGAGCGCCTGGCAGCAGCCGAAGATGATTTCGAAACCGTCGCCGGCAGCTTGTCGGCGGACCTCCTGGGACCGGCCGCCAACCGCCTCACCGGGGGGCGAGTGGTGATCGTCGCGCCGGGGGCGCTGCAGTACATCCCCTTCGCCGCCTTGCCGGCCCCGGGCGGCAACGGTCGTCCGATGGTCGCCGATCACATCCTGGCGAATCTGCCTTCGGCTTCGGTTCTCGCCATTCTGCGCAGCGAGGCAGCGCGACGACAGGCACCGGGCGGCGAGCTCGCCATCGTCGCCGATCCGGTGTTCCGGCGGGAGGATCGCCGGGTGCGCCAGGCCAAGCTGGCGGCCGCCGAAGCCTTGCGCTCGACGCCGGACGATAGTCTCGATTTCCGCCGCCTCTATTTTTCGCGCCAGGAAGCCCGCACCATCGCCGCCATGGTGCCGCCGGAATCGCGCCTCGAAGCGCTCGACTTCGCGGCCCGCCGGGAGCTCGCCGTCGACGGTGCGCTGAGCGACTACCGGCTGGTGCACTTTGCCACCCATGGCGTCCTCAACACCGACTACCCGGCCCTCTCAGGACTGGTGCTGTCACTGTTCGACGACCAGGGCGAAGAGCGCGAGGGATTCTTGCGGCTGCACGACATCTACAACCTCGAGCTCAACGCCGATCTGGTGACCCTCTCCGCCTGCGAGACCGCCCTCGGCCGTCAGATCCAGGGCGAGGGGCTGATCGGCCTGACCCGCGGCTTCATGTATGCCGGCGCACCACGAGTGGTCGCCAGCCTGTGGAAGGTCCAGGATCGCGCCACCGCCAAGCTGATGGAGCGCTTCTACGCCGGCATGCTGCAGAAGAACCTCCCTCCGGCGGAAGCCCTGCGCGCCGCCCAGGTCTCTCTGTGGAGCTCCGAGAAGTGGTCCTCGCCCTACTACTGGGCCCCGTTCGTTTTTCACGGCGAGTGGCGATGA
- a CDS encoding serine/threonine-protein kinase, whose product MSLLAHPSATLPKTEAFPVPWRRPTAPLVRDQEPAPLRYRGLELIGEGGMGKVYRAWDPVLRRTVALKRLFGAGCDCREEARLQSRVGSPWAPTVFEVATDSQPPFFAMELIDGPTLRQARPRLELATKVSLGRELCRAVDACHRSGVLHCDLNPSNVVIRPCGTPCLIDFGVAIDRAARRPHHVAGTAPFMAPEQARGDFLAIDERTDVYGLGATLYQLFSGRQPFRGETAEAIRDRAVHQPPPPLASFAPELPKSLCQIVERCLAKAPEERFQSAAQIAGALDDASIAA is encoded by the coding sequence GTGTCCCTCTTAGCCCATCCCTCTGCAACGCTCCCCAAGACGGAAGCGTTTCCGGTGCCCTGGCGCCGGCCGACGGCGCCGCTCGTCCGGGACCAAGAACCCGCGCCCCTGCGCTACCGCGGTCTCGAGCTGATCGGCGAAGGCGGCATGGGCAAGGTCTATCGAGCCTGGGACCCGGTTCTGCGGCGCACCGTCGCCCTCAAGCGCCTCTTCGGCGCCGGCTGCGATTGTCGCGAAGAAGCCCGCCTGCAGTCGCGGGTGGGCAGCCCTTGGGCGCCGACCGTCTTCGAGGTCGCCACCGACAGCCAGCCGCCGTTTTTCGCCATGGAGCTGATCGATGGTCCGACCCTGCGCCAGGCACGCCCACGGCTCGAGCTGGCCACCAAGGTGAGCCTGGGCCGCGAGCTCTGCCGGGCCGTTGACGCCTGCCACCGCAGCGGTGTCCTGCATTGCGATCTCAATCCCAGCAACGTCGTGATCCGCCCCTGCGGGACGCCTTGCCTGATCGACTTCGGCGTCGCCATCGACCGCGCCGCCCGCCGCCCCCATCACGTCGCGGGCACGGCCCCCTTCATGGCCCCAGAGCAAGCCCGCGGCGACTTCCTGGCGATCGACGAGCGCACCGACGTCTACGGCCTCGGCGCGACCCTCTACCAGCTTTTCTCCGGCCGCCAACCGTTCCGCGGCGAAACCGCCGAGGCGATTCGCGACCGCGCCGTCCATCAGCCCCCACCGCCCCTCGCCAGCTTCGCCCCGGAGCTGCCCAAGAGCCTCTGCCAGATCGTCGAGCGTTGCCTGGCGAAAGCTCCCGAAGAGCGTTTCCAGAGTGCCGCTCAGATCGCCGGCGCCCTGGACGACGCCTCGATCGCGGCCTGA
- a CDS encoding EAL domain-containing protein has translation MTSEPISGPSSHHDEIEALHRVIDGKLLRIAFQPIVDIRTRKVYAYEALARSPFPIFQGPQHLYEVAVRAGRVGELGRLHRIQATKTCTGWPLFLNVNPNEFDEGWLVRPDDPLFWHRHQVFLEITESAPLIYFEQCYGVISEIRKKRVNLAVDDFGAGYSNLRYISDLSPDIVKLDRQLVAGLREGSRLFRLVRSIVRLCKEMGAQVVAEGIETVEELAAVESARVDFVQGFLLARPGLPLPEATWPASL, from the coding sequence ATGACATCTGAGCCTATTTCCGGCCCTAGCAGCCACCACGACGAGATCGAGGCCCTGCATCGCGTCATCGACGGCAAGCTGCTGCGCATCGCATTTCAGCCGATCGTCGATATCCGGACTCGCAAGGTCTACGCCTACGAGGCGCTGGCGCGCTCGCCCTTCCCGATTTTTCAGGGGCCGCAGCATCTCTACGAGGTCGCCGTGCGGGCCGGTCGGGTCGGCGAGCTCGGTCGGCTGCACCGCATTCAGGCGACCAAGACCTGCACCGGCTGGCCGCTGTTCCTCAACGTCAATCCCAACGAGTTCGACGAGGGCTGGCTGGTGCGACCGGACGACCCCCTGTTCTGGCATCGTCACCAGGTCTTCCTCGAAATCACCGAGTCTGCGCCGCTGATCTATTTCGAGCAGTGCTACGGGGTGATTTCCGAGATCCGCAAGAAGCGGGTCAACCTGGCGGTCGACGACTTCGGTGCCGGCTACTCGAACCTGCGCTACATCTCGGATCTGTCGCCGGACATCGTCAAGCTCGATCGCCAGCTAGTGGCCGGTCTGCGGGAAGGGTCCCGCCTCTTCCGGCTGGTGCGCTCGATCGTCCGCCTGTGCAAGGAGATGGGAGCCCAGGTGGTCGCCGAAGGGATCGAGACGGTGGAAGAGCTCGCCGCCGTCGAGTCGGCACGGGTCGACTTCGTGCAGGGCTTCCTGCTCGCCCGCCCGGGCCTGCCGCTGCCCGAAGCCACCTGGCCCGCCTCCCTCTAG
- a CDS encoding class II fumarate hydratase: MSETRIEKDSLGEVEVPARGYYGAQTERARQNFPVSGLRFPRRFIAAMGWIKREAARANADLEILPAELSAAVVEAADEVIAGKLDGDFPLDIFQTGSGTSTNMNTNEVISNRAIEILGGILGSKSPVHPNDHVNAGQSSNDTIPTAIHIAAYGAVVEDLEPALEALASSLERKAAQLDDVVKIGRTHLQDAVPVRLGQEFGSFAQQIRYGLARVASAKPRLAELALGGTAVGTGLNAPEGFADTVIGAIAEGTGHPFVPAPNRFEALAAKDAAVEMSGVLRTLAVSLTKIANDIRWLASGPRCGIGEIEIPSLQPGSSIMPGKVNPVIPESVLMVAAQVIGNDATVGVAGMSGVFELNVMMPVIAYNLLQSIEITANASRLLAERCVDGIEARRERAAELVEKSLAMVTSLAPRIGYDAAAEIAKESWKTGRTVRELVQEKGLLPDDELEKALDAYAMTEGGLTS; the protein is encoded by the coding sequence ATGAGCGAGACCCGAATCGAAAAAGACAGCCTGGGTGAAGTCGAAGTTCCGGCCCGGGGTTACTACGGCGCCCAGACCGAGCGGGCGCGGCAGAACTTCCCGGTCAGCGGCCTGCGGTTCCCGCGCCGGTTCATCGCGGCGATGGGGTGGATCAAGCGCGAGGCGGCGCGCGCCAACGCCGATCTCGAGATCTTGCCGGCGGAGCTCTCGGCGGCGGTGGTCGAGGCGGCGGACGAAGTGATCGCCGGCAAGCTCGATGGCGATTTCCCCCTCGACATCTTCCAGACCGGTTCCGGCACCTCGACCAACATGAACACCAACGAGGTGATCTCGAATCGCGCCATCGAGATTCTCGGCGGTATCTTGGGGAGCAAGAGCCCGGTCCACCCCAACGATCACGTCAATGCCGGCCAGTCGAGCAACGACACCATCCCGACGGCGATTCACATCGCCGCCTACGGTGCGGTGGTGGAGGATCTCGAGCCGGCCCTCGAGGCCCTCGCTTCGTCGCTGGAGCGCAAGGCTGCCCAGCTCGACGACGTGGTCAAGATCGGCCGTACCCATCTGCAGGATGCGGTGCCGGTGCGCCTCGGTCAGGAGTTCGGCAGCTTCGCGCAGCAGATCCGCTACGGCCTGGCGCGGGTGGCGTCGGCCAAGCCGCGCCTCGCCGAGCTCGCCTTGGGAGGCACCGCCGTCGGCACCGGGCTGAATGCCCCGGAGGGTTTCGCCGACACCGTCATCGGCGCCATCGCAGAAGGCACCGGCCATCCCTTCGTCCCCGCTCCGAATCGCTTCGAGGCCCTCGCCGCCAAGGATGCCGCGGTCGAGATGTCGGGAGTTCTGCGCACCCTCGCCGTTTCCCTGACCAAGATCGCCAACGACATCCGCTGGCTGGCGTCGGGGCCGCGCTGTGGCATCGGTGAGATCGAGATCCCGAGCCTGCAGCCGGGCAGCTCGATCATGCCGGGCAAGGTCAATCCGGTGATTCCGGAGTCGGTGTTGATGGTGGCGGCCCAGGTGATCGGCAACGACGCCACTGTCGGCGTGGCCGGTATGAGCGGTGTCTTCGAGCTCAACGTCATGATGCCGGTGATCGCCTACAACCTGCTGCAGTCGATCGAGATCACCGCCAACGCCTCGCGTCTGCTGGCGGAGCGTTGCGTCGACGGCATCGAGGCTCGCCGCGAGCGCGCCGCCGAGCTGGTCGAGAAATCCCTCGCCATGGTCACTTCCTTGGCGCCGCGCATCGGCTACGACGCCGCCGCCGAGATCGCCAAGGAGTCCTGGAAGACCGGACGCACCGTGCGCGAGTTGGTGCAGGAAAAGGGCTTGCTGCCGGACGACGAGCTCGAAAAGGCTCTCGACGCCTACGCCATGACCGAGGGCGGCCTGACCAGCTAG
- a CDS encoding SDR family oxidoreductase, whose amino-acid sequence MKITDYFSPRLFADKTVFVTGGGSGINLGIARNFAAVGAKLAICGRTESRLDAARRDLEGLGAEVFTAVADVRDYDALASAFEQTEQALGPIHTLVCGAAGNFLAPAEELTANGFKVVIDIDLLGSFNASRAAFEQLKKSAGNILFISAGQAFVPYWAQTHAGAAKAGIDNLMQNLALEWGRFGIRSNSIAPGPIEGTEGMRKLAPTDAGFHQRFKAAVPLQRYGTVDDIGQLAVFLASPLADYITGTRVVADGGQNLPGSGIFTAMALEALRSQGG is encoded by the coding sequence ATGAAGATCACCGATTATTTCTCCCCCCGCCTGTTTGCCGACAAGACCGTTTTCGTCACCGGTGGTGGCAGCGGCATCAACCTCGGGATCGCCCGCAACTTCGCCGCCGTGGGCGCCAAGCTCGCCATCTGCGGCCGCACCGAGAGCCGTCTCGACGCCGCCCGGCGCGATCTCGAAGGGCTCGGTGCCGAAGTCTTCACGGCGGTCGCCGACGTCCGCGACTACGATGCCTTGGCGAGCGCCTTCGAGCAGACCGAGCAAGCCCTGGGGCCGATCCACACCTTGGTCTGTGGCGCCGCCGGCAACTTCCTGGCGCCGGCCGAGGAGCTCACCGCCAACGGCTTCAAGGTGGTGATCGACATCGATCTGCTGGGCAGCTTCAACGCCAGCCGGGCGGCCTTCGAGCAGCTCAAGAAGAGCGCCGGCAACATCCTGTTCATCTCTGCCGGACAGGCCTTCGTGCCCTACTGGGCGCAGACCCACGCCGGTGCCGCCAAGGCGGGAATCGACAACCTGATGCAGAACCTCGCCCTCGAATGGGGGCGCTTCGGAATCCGCTCCAACAGCATCGCCCCGGGCCCCATCGAGGGCACCGAGGGCATGCGCAAGCTGGCCCCGACGGACGCCGGCTTCCACCAGCGCTTCAAGGCCGCCGTCCCGCTGCAGCGCTACGGCACCGTCGACGACATCGGACAGCTCGCCGTCTTCCTGGCCTCGCCTCTGGCCGACTACATCACCGGCACGCGGGTAGTCGCCGACGGCGGTCAGAATCTCCCCGGATCGGGCATCTTCACGGCCATGGCGCTCGAAGCGCTCAGGTCCCAGGGGGGCTAA